CATGGGGCGAAATCGATTCGTTCGACGGGTCCGGGCAACCTACGCCGCTCCGAGACCGGGCAGGGCGGGCGGACGTAGAAGGGCCCTCCTCTCCCCCATCCCGATGACGCTCGACCGCGCCTTCCTCGACCAGTCCTTGACCCTCCTCCGCGGCGAGTGGCTGCCCAAGATCGAGGCGGCCGCCGAGGCGCTCGGCGAGGACGACCTGTGGTGGCGGCCGAACGAGCGGACCAACAGCGCCGGGACGCTGTGCGTCCACCTCGCCGGCAACCTCCGCCAGTGGATCGTCGCCGGCCTCGGCGGGGCGCCGGACGTCCGCGACCGCCCGTCCGAGTTCGCCACGACCGGCGGACGCGACGCCGCCGACGTGCTCGCCGACCTCCGTGCGGCGGTCGAGGAGGCCTGCGCCGTGATCGACGGGCTCGACGAGACCGCCCTCCTCCGCACCTACGCCATCCAGGGGCGGGAGCCGACAGGCCTCCGCGCGGTGTATCACGCGGTCGAGCACTTCGCGATGCACGCCGGGCAGATCGTCTGGATCGCCAAGGCCCGCGACGGCGCGGTCCGCTTCTACGAGGACGACCCCGAGGGCCGCGCGCGCCTGCTGTGGACGGCCACGCCCCACGGGCCGATCGCACCGTAACGGGCCGGCCGCTGGGGGGACGAGCAGGCCCGGTGCGCCGAGAGGTCCGCCGAGGGGGCTTGAGGCCACCCGCCTCGGGGCCTCCGTGGGGAACTGCGCACGGACGGCACGCTCCTGGCCCGTGGGGGGAGACGTCAATTCGCGTCGCCCCCCAGCCCGCTCCCGCGGCCCGGACGGTACGCCCGGTAACGCCCGCGTTACGGTTCGCCCCCTCGAATCCGATGAAACTGTTCCCCAAACTGATCCTGGCGTTCAGCGTCGCGGCCCTCATCTGCTCGGCCTTCGGGGCCGCCATCGTCCACGCCATCGACGTGGCGGCCGAGGAGAGCGCGCAGGCGACGGCCCAGCGGGTCGAGGCGGCCACAGAGCCGACGCGCGCGGTCGTCCGTGACGCGCTCTCGGCCCTCCGAGCCGACACGTCCGACGCGGCGGCCGAGGCCCGGGCCATCCTCGCGACCACCCCCGCCCCCGCCGCGACCGACGACCTCGCGACGGCGCGGGCCGCGCTCGCCCCCGCGCGGCGCTATGGGCTCGCGCTCCTCGTCGTCCCCTTCCTGCTGGCGCTCGGGCTCGGCGTCCTGATCTCGAGGACGCTCGGGCGTCGGCTCCGGCAGATCGCCGAGGGCGCGCGGGCGATCGGCGCGGGCGACCTCACCGTCCGGCTCCACGACACGTCGGCCGACGAGGTCGGCGAGGTCGCGCGGACGCTCGACGAGACGGCGGCGGCGCTCGCCAAGAGCATGGTTTCGCAGGCCCACCTCGACGCCATCATCGAGTCGATCCCCGACCCGTTCGGCGTGATCGACGGAGAGGGGAACGTGGTCCGGGTGAACCAGGCGGCGGCGGCCGTCTTCGAGCGGGAGGCCGACGAGATCGCGGGGATGCCGGCCATGGACTTTTTCGCGTCGCAGCCGGAGGAGGTCATGGCCTTCGCGATGGCCCTCTCCGGCAACGACGCCATCACCGGGCTCGACTCCACGTTCCAGCGGCCGAGCGGCGAGCGCGTCCCGGTCCGCCTCTCGGCCGCCAAGCTCCCCGTCGACGGAGAGGGGCGCGGGGGGCTCGTCCTCGTGGCCCAGGACGTCACGGAGGTCCGCCAGACGCACGAGGCGCTCGTGTCGGCCAAGGAGGCCGCCGAGGAGGCGAACCAGGCCAAGAGCGAGTTCCTCGCCAACATGAGCCACGAGATCCGGACGCCGCTCAACGGCGTGATCGGGATGACCGGCCACCTCCTCGACACCGACCTCTCAGAAGAGCAGCGCGAGTTCGCCTCGGTCATCCGGTCGTCGGGGGAGGCCCTGCTCGGCGTGATCAACGACGTCCTGGACTTCTCGAAGATCGAGGCCGGGATGCTCGAGCTCGAGGCCCAGCCCTTCGACATCCGGACGTGCGCCGAGGACGCGCTCGACCTCGTGGCGTACCGGGCCTCCGAGAAGGGGCTCGACCTGGCCTACGAGATCGGTGACGACGTGCCGGCCCGCGTCGTCGGCGACGCGACGCGGCTGCGGCAGGTCCTCGTCAACCTCCTCGCCAACGCCGTCAAGTTCACCGAGGCGGGCGAGGTCGTGCTCGAGGTGGCCCCCTGCGACCCCGAGGCCGTCCCGGGCCACGTCTGGGACCTCGACGACTGCGAGGCCGGGCTCCACCTGAGCGTCCGCGACACCGGCATCGGGATCGCGCCCGACCGACTGGAGGCCCTGTTCGACCCGTTCACCCAGGCCGACGCGTCAACGACGCGCCGCTACGGCGGCACCGGACTCGGCCTCGCCATCTCGCGCAGCCTCGTCGACGCGATGGGCGGCCGGATCTGGGCCGAGAGCACGCCGGGTCGCGGGACCACCTTCCACGTCGCCGTCCCGGCCGAGGCCGTCCCGGGAGCCCAGCCGGCCGGGACCTGTGACGGGATCGCCGCGCTGTCCGGGAAGGGCGTCCTCATCGTGGACGACAACGAGACGAACCGCCGGATCCTCCAGGTCCAGGCCGAGAAGTGGGGCCTCGTGCCGACCGTGACGGCGTCGGCCGACGAGGCGCTGGCGTCCGTCGACGGCGGGGCCGCGGTCGCCGTCGCGATCCTCGACTACCAGATGCCGGACGTCGACGGGGCGGAGTTGGCGCGGGCGCTCCACGCGCGCCGGCCGGAGCTCCCGCTCATCGTCCTCTCGTCGATGCACCTGGCGCCGGACGTCCCGCCGGGCGTCCTCGCTGCCAGCCTGACCAAGCCCATCAAGACGGGCCAGCTCTGCCGCGCTATCGTCGACGCCGTCGGGCCGGTCGAGGCGCCCGCGGAGCCCGCCGCCCCACCCGCCACCGTCTCTCCCCTCCCGATGCCCGACGCCCCCCGCCCCTCGCCGCTCCGGATCCTCCTGGCCGAGGACAACGTCGTCAACCAGCGGGTCATCGGGCTCACGCTCGCCCGAACCGGCTACCGCCACGACATGGTGACCGACGGAGACGAGGTGCTCCCGGCCCTCCGCCAAGCCGCCGACGCCGGCCGCCCCTACGACGTCGTGTTCCTCGACCTCCGGATGCCCCGCGTCGACGGGATCGAGGCCGCCCGCCGCGTCCGCAGCGCCGACGTGCCCCAGCCGCGGATCGTGGCGATGACGGCCGACGTGACGGCGGCCAAGCGCGAGGCCTGCTTCGCGGCCGGCTTCGACGGGTTCCTCGGCAAGCCGCTCGACCGCGAGGCCCTCTCCCGCGTCCTCGACGACATCGAGCGGGCGGTTCACGGCACCGCGGCGGCGCCCGAGCCCCCGGCCTCCGATCGCACGGCGTTCCCTACGCTCTCCGAGATGGCCTGCGGCGACGAGGACCTCTTCCTGAGCCTCCTCGCCGACGCCCGCGTCGAGATCGAGGCCGGGCTCACGGCGACCAAGGCCGCCCTCCGCAACGAGGATCTCCGCGAGGCCGGCCGCCACGTTCACACGCTCAAGTCCGTCGCCGGCCTCCTCGACGCGAGCGAGCTCTACGCCCTCTGCGCCGCGACCCAGGACGCCGCCGACGCGGGCTCGCTCGTCGAGGCCGTCCAGGCGTTCCTCCCGCTCTACGCCCACGCGCAGGGGACGCTGGAGGCGCTCGACGCGGTCCTCCCGGCGTCCGGCGCGCCGCCCGTCCACGCCGCGCTCTCGGCCATCCCCGTGACCGAGTCGATGGCCTGACCCGCCCGCCTCTGCCCCGAGGCGGACCGAGCTAGACGGCCGCCAGGAGCACGGCGTAGCCGACGGCGCCGAGCGCGAACGGCCAGAACCGGCTCGCCCGCTCCTCGGGGAGCTCCTCCTTCAGCACGTTCAGGACGATCCCGCCGGCCAGGAACGAGACGAGGCCGGCGATCACCGCCGGGTGGATCCGCTGGACCAGCCCGACCGCCGCGCCGGCCACGACGGCCAGGGCCAGCACCCACCGCCCGACCCGGTCGTACCGCTCCTTGTGGTGCTGCCGGAGCCCGTAGTCGTTGACGAAGAAGTGGAGGGCCATGGCGACCCAGAAGAGGACGAGCCCGGTCGCAGTCGCGCCTTCGCCCTCGCCGAGGAGGTAGCCCACGAGGACGTTGTAGAGCCCGTAGCTGGCCATGTGGAGCCAGAACACGCCGGGCCCGGTCCGGTCCGCACCGGCCTCGTCGCCGTCCTCGCGGGAGGTCGTGGCGGCCCGCTCCAGCCCGTAGAACACGACGAGCCCGAGGAGCGACAGCAGCCACACGTGGCCCTCGCCGATGACGACCTCGGTGAGGCCCGTCTCCTGAAGCGTCTCCTGCCCGGCCGCGACCTGTGGCAACAGGTGGGCGAAGACGTACGCCACGGAGATCCCGCCCGCCAGCGACAGCCAGCGGCTCCGCGGCACGACGGCGAGAAACCGGAGCGTCCCGGCGACGACGTGGACGAGCGCGAGGCCAGCAGAGAGGAGGAGCGCGAGCACCCCTCGAACCTAGCCTCGGCGACTCCGTGGCGACGGGTGCGTCTCTCCTTCCACCGGGGGCGGACTGCGGCGAGGGGGACGTCGGCGACTCTCCCCACCTCGACGCCGAGGCGGGAGGAGACAGGGAGCGCCGTCAACCGTCGGGCGTAGGCCGGGTCCACAGCCACGCTCCCGATGCTGCGCCTCCTCCCCTCGCTCCGGCCCACGCATCGGCCGTCCCGGCTCCCGGTGCCGCATCGGGCGCGGTCCGTGCGGCGCCGCCGCGCCACGCGGTGGGCTGTCGCCGAATGGCGCGCAGATGTCTCGCCACCCATCCAGCGGGCGCGAGACTACGTCGCCGTCCGCGTCGGCGAGGTGCGGACGCTCGATGAGCTGGCGGAGGTGGCCGGGCTCAGCCGGTACCACTTCGCGCGACGGTTCCGCGACGAGGTCGGCGAGCCGCCGTGGGCCTACGTCCGGCGCGTCCGGGCCGAGCAGGCGCGACGGCTTCTGGAAAGCGGCGCCTCGCCGGCCGAGGTCGCCTACGCGACGGGCTACACCGACCAACCCCACCTCACGCGCGACCTCCGCGAGCGCTTCGGGCGGACGCCCGGCCAGATCCGACGACAGGCGGACTCCGGCGACGAGAACCGCAAGGACGTTCAAGATCCCGAGGCGGTCGCGGGCTGATCCTGGGGCACGCCCTCCCCGGATCCCATGCCTGACGACCGCGACGAGCCGCTCGTCCTCCCCACTCCCCTCTCCCGCCGCGTCGACGACGCCCTGTTCGACGCACGGACCGTCGTCATCAGCGGCGGGATCGACCAGGATCTCGCCGGGTCCGTCATCGCGCGGCTCACGGCGCTGTCGGCGGCCTCCGCCGACGACGTCACCATCGTCGTCAACTCGCCCGGCGGGCACGTCGAGTCGGGCGACACGATCCACGACTTCGTCCGGTTCGTGACGCCGCGCGTGCGGATGCTCGGCACGGGCTGGGTGGCGAGCGCGGGCGCCCTGATCTACGTGGCCGTCCCGCGCGAAGGCCGGTTCTGCCTGCCGAACACGCGGTTCCTACTGCACGAGCCGTCGGGCGGCGTCCGCGGCGTGGGGAGCGACATCGAGATCGAGGCCGACCAGATCCTCCGGATGCGCGAGCGGCTGACCCAGATTTTCGCGCGGCAGACCGGCCAGCCGGTCGAGCGGATCCGCGAGGACACGCGGCGCAACTTCTGGCTCGATGCCGAGGCCGCCGTCGAGTACGGCCTCGTCGGGCGGATCGTCGAATCGGCCTCCGAGATGGCGTAGGGGGAAATCGGAGAACGCGTGGAGGCGGGAGGTCAGGCCGGCAGCCTATCTGGACTAGATCTAAGTTTGGACCCAGTCCAGATAAGGCTCTATGCCCACACCGCCCCCCCTCTCCGACCTTCGCCTCGCCCAATCTGACCGGGGCGTCGTGGCGCGGTGCCCATGCTGTGGCGACCTCGACCTCCAGTTCGACGGCGTCGGCGTGACGCTCTCGTCGGCGCAGCTCCGTCAGATGCGGCGCGCGCTAGCCGCCGTCCACGCCGAAAAGGACGCACGTTGGGGGTGGGCCCTCCGTACGGAGACCACGCGGGAGTCGGCGGTCTTCCGCCTCGTCGGCGACGACGCCGAAGACCTGGCGGGCCTCCTCGACGCGGCCGTAGCCGTCCTAGACCTGGATGCCCTCCTCCTCAACGCGCTCGCCCCTCGCCCCACCGCGTGATGCGGATCGCCCTCCTCACAGCGCTCCTCGCCGTGTCGGTGCCCGCCGCTGCGGGGCAGGTCGTCCGCGGGCGCGTCACGGACACCGATACGGGCGCCCCCGTCGTCGGCGCAGCGATTCGGGCGTCCGAGCGCGGCTCGGCCGCCGGTGCAGACGGCGCCTTCCTCCTCACGCTCCCCGAGGCGGGGGAGGCCGCGCTCCGCATCACGGCCGTCGGGTACCAGCCGGTCGAACAGACCGTGGCAGTCGCCCCCGGCGACACGCTCCGCCTCGACGTCGCGCTCGCCCCCCGCGAGATCCGAACCGACCGCGTCGTCGTGACGGCCACGCGGACGGCGAAGGCGCTCGAAGACGTCGCCGTCCCGACGACGGTCGTCGACGCCGAGACGATCCGCCGGCAGGGCGCCGTCCGCCTCGGCGACGTGCTGGAGACGGTCCCCGGCCTCCAGCTCTTCGACGACCACGGCGGCGGCGTCCAAGTCCAGGGCTTCTCGTCCGACTACACCCTCGTCCTGCTCGACGGCGAGCCCGTCATCGGGCGGACGGCCGGGACGCTCGACGTGGACCGGCTGACGGTCGCGGGCGTCGAGCGGGTCGAGGTCGTCGCGGGGCCGTCGTCGTCGCTCTACGGGAGCGAGGCGCTCGCGGGCGTGGTCAACCTCGTGACGGCGCTGCCGGCGCCGGGGACCGAAGCGGGCGCGCTCCGCCTCCGCGCCGGCTCGTACGGGCAGACCGACGCGACGGCCGAGGCGGCTCTGGGGCGCGATGGCTGGGCCGCCCGCACGTTCGTCAACCGGTTCGGCTCCGCCGGGTACGACCTCACGCCCGACGCCTTTGGCCCGACCGTCCCGGCCTTCACCGACTGGACGGCCGACCTCCGCGCCCGCGCCAACCTCGGCGCCGCTCGGCTGAGCCTCGGTGCGCGCCTCGCCGCGCAGGACCAGTCCGGCGCGTTCGCAGGCCTCGAGGATGGCGCCGAGGTTCGCTACGACGACACGGCCAGCCGCCTCGACTGGAGCGTCCACCCCGAGCTCGCGCTCCCCCTCGGGGAGCGGTTCCGCCTCACGACGACGCTCTACGGGGCCCGCTACGCGACTGAGACCCGCTACCGCCGGCAGTCCGACGGCAGACTCTTTTACTCGGACGACTTCGACCAGCGCTATTCGAAGGCCGAGGCGCAGCTCGACGCGCTCTGGAGCGCGCGGCACCTGACCGTCGTCGGGGCCGGCGCCATCGACGAGCGACTCGCAGGCGACCGCTACGGCGAGGACGCGGCCGGGGCGGCGCCGAGCGCGCAGCAGGTCTACGCCTTCGCCCAGCACGAGTGGGCCCTGTCGCGGCTCCTCGAGGTGAATGCGAGCGCCCGGTTCGACGCGCACTCCGACTACGCGGCCCGGCTCACGCCGAAGCTGTCGGTGCTGGCCCGCCCGAGCGACGCCCTGCGCCTGCGGGCGAGCGTCGGGAGCGGGTTCAAGGCGCCGGCCTTCCGGCAGCTCTACCTCTCGTTCACGAACGCCGCCGCCGGCTACAGCGTGTTCGGGTCTACCCGCCTCGAAGAAGGACTCCGAGCCCTCGACGAACAGGGCCAGCTCGCGCAGGTCTTCCTCGACCCGGCCGCGCTCGGCGCCATCGAGGCCGAGAGCTCCGTCGCCTTCAACGTCGGCGCCGCGGTCGACCTCACGCCGGCCCTCAGGGTCGAGGCCGGCGCGTTCTGGAACGAGGTCTCGGACCTCATCGAGACCCAGCCCGTCGCGCAGAAGACGAACGGGCAGTCTGTCTTCGGCTACTTCAACCTCGACCGGGTCTACACGCGCGGGCTCGACGCCCAAGTCACGGCCCGGCCGCTGGGGGGCGTCGAGGTCGTGGGCAGCTACCAGTTCCTGCAGGCCCGCGACCGCGACCTCGTCGAGGCGCTGGAGACGGGGACCGTCTTCGGGCGCGACCTCGACGGGCGCGACACGCGCCTCACCGTCGGCGACTACGGGGGCCTGTTCGGCCGGTCGCCGCACGCCGCCATGCTCCGCGCGACGCTCACGAGGGGGTCCGCCTCGGCGTCGCTGCGGGGACGCTGGCGGAGCCGCTACGGCTACCGCGACCTCGACGGCAACGGCCTCGCCAACCGCGACGACGAGTTCGTCCCCGGCTACGCCGTCCTCGACCTCACGCTCACGAAATCGTGGGCGACGCCCGCCGGCCGCCTCCAGGCCCAGGCCGGCGCGGAGAACCTCCTCGACGTCACGCGCTCGACGCTCGTGCCGTCCCTGCCGGGCCGCACGCTCTTCGCGTCGCTCGGCCTCTCGCTGTAACCCCCACTTCCACCGCGTGCTCACCCCACGCCGCCTCATGACCCGCCTCCCCCTCTTCGCCCTCGCGGGCGCCCTCGCCCTCTCTGCCTGCGACGCGACCGAGGCCGACGAGGTCGTCGACCTCAAGGCCCAGGTCGCCGCCGACGTCGAGGCCGACCCGACCACGGGCCGCGACCCCGTGACGGGCGCCCCGATCGCCAACGACCTGTTCACGCTCTACGACC
This sequence is a window from Rubrivirga marina. Protein-coding genes within it:
- a CDS encoding DUF1572 family protein yields the protein MTLDRAFLDQSLTLLRGEWLPKIEAAAEALGEDDLWWRPNERTNSAGTLCVHLAGNLRQWIVAGLGGAPDVRDRPSEFATTGGRDAADVLADLRAAVEEACAVIDGLDETALLRTYAIQGREPTGLRAVYHAVEHFAMHAGQIVWIAKARDGAVRFYEDDPEGRARLLWTATPHGPIAP
- a CDS encoding hybrid sensor histidine kinase/response regulator, which translates into the protein MKLFPKLILAFSVAALICSAFGAAIVHAIDVAAEESAQATAQRVEAATEPTRAVVRDALSALRADTSDAAAEARAILATTPAPAATDDLATARAALAPARRYGLALLVVPFLLALGLGVLISRTLGRRLRQIAEGARAIGAGDLTVRLHDTSADEVGEVARTLDETAAALAKSMVSQAHLDAIIESIPDPFGVIDGEGNVVRVNQAAAAVFEREADEIAGMPAMDFFASQPEEVMAFAMALSGNDAITGLDSTFQRPSGERVPVRLSAAKLPVDGEGRGGLVLVAQDVTEVRQTHEALVSAKEAAEEANQAKSEFLANMSHEIRTPLNGVIGMTGHLLDTDLSEEQREFASVIRSSGEALLGVINDVLDFSKIEAGMLELEAQPFDIRTCAEDALDLVAYRASEKGLDLAYEIGDDVPARVVGDATRLRQVLVNLLANAVKFTEAGEVVLEVAPCDPEAVPGHVWDLDDCEAGLHLSVRDTGIGIAPDRLEALFDPFTQADASTTRRYGGTGLGLAISRSLVDAMGGRIWAESTPGRGTTFHVAVPAEAVPGAQPAGTCDGIAALSGKGVLIVDDNETNRRILQVQAEKWGLVPTVTASADEALASVDGGAAVAVAILDYQMPDVDGAELARALHARRPELPLIVLSSMHLAPDVPPGVLAASLTKPIKTGQLCRAIVDAVGPVEAPAEPAAPPATVSPLPMPDAPRPSPLRILLAEDNVVNQRVIGLTLARTGYRHDMVTDGDEVLPALRQAADAGRPYDVVFLDLRMPRVDGIEAARRVRSADVPQPRIVAMTADVTAAKREACFAAGFDGFLGKPLDREALSRVLDDIERAVHGTAAAPEPPASDRTAFPTLSEMACGDEDLFLSLLADARVEIEAGLTATKAALRNEDLREAGRHVHTLKSVAGLLDASELYALCAATQDAADAGSLVEAVQAFLPLYAHAQGTLEALDAVLPASGAPPVHAALSAIPVTESMA
- a CDS encoding helix-turn-helix domain-containing protein codes for the protein MRRRRATRWAVAEWRADVSPPIQRARDYVAVRVGEVRTLDELAEVAGLSRYHFARRFRDEVGEPPWAYVRRVRAEQARRLLESGASPAEVAYATGYTDQPHLTRDLRERFGRTPGQIRRQADSGDENRKDVQDPEAVAG
- a CDS encoding ATP-dependent Clp protease proteolytic subunit, whose product is MPDDRDEPLVLPTPLSRRVDDALFDARTVVISGGIDQDLAGSVIARLTALSAASADDVTIVVNSPGGHVESGDTIHDFVRFVTPRVRMLGTGWVASAGALIYVAVPREGRFCLPNTRFLLHEPSGGVRGVGSDIEIEADQILRMRERLTQIFARQTGQPVERIREDTRRNFWLDAEAAVEYGLVGRIVESASEMA
- a CDS encoding TonB-dependent receptor; the encoded protein is MRIALLTALLAVSVPAAAGQVVRGRVTDTDTGAPVVGAAIRASERGSAAGADGAFLLTLPEAGEAALRITAVGYQPVEQTVAVAPGDTLRLDVALAPREIRTDRVVVTATRTAKALEDVAVPTTVVDAETIRRQGAVRLGDVLETVPGLQLFDDHGGGVQVQGFSSDYTLVLLDGEPVIGRTAGTLDVDRLTVAGVERVEVVAGPSSSLYGSEALAGVVNLVTALPAPGTEAGALRLRAGSYGQTDATAEAALGRDGWAARTFVNRFGSAGYDLTPDAFGPTVPAFTDWTADLRARANLGAARLSLGARLAAQDQSGAFAGLEDGAEVRYDDTASRLDWSVHPELALPLGERFRLTTTLYGARYATETRYRRQSDGRLFYSDDFDQRYSKAEAQLDALWSARHLTVVGAGAIDERLAGDRYGEDAAGAAPSAQQVYAFAQHEWALSRLLEVNASARFDAHSDYAARLTPKLSVLARPSDALRLRASVGSGFKAPAFRQLYLSFTNAAAGYSVFGSTRLEEGLRALDEQGQLAQVFLDPAALGAIEAESSVAFNVGAAVDLTPALRVEAGAFWNEVSDLIETQPVAQKTNGQSVFGYFNLDRVYTRGLDAQVTARPLGGVEVVGSYQFLQARDRDLVEALETGTVFGRDLDGRDTRLTVGDYGGLFGRSPHAAMLRATLTRGSASASLRGRWRSRYGYRDLDGNGLANRDDEFVPGYAVLDLTLTKSWATPAGRLQAQAGAENLLDVTRSTLVPSLPGRTLFASLGLSL